CGCTGACGACGAGCCGTACGGCGGGCTCGATCATCGGGTCCATCGACCCGGACTCCGCCTCCAACTCCTCCTCCAGGATCTCCGTCACGGCGGTGATCGCGGTGAGCGGCGTACGGAGTTCATGGCTCATGTCCGCGACGAACCGCCGGGACGCATCCTCCCGTGCGGCCATGTCGGCGACCCGCTTCTCCAGCGCCTCGGCCGCGTCGTTGAACGTCCTTGACAGATCGGCCAGTTCATCGGTCCCGGACACCCTCAGCCGGGTGTCCAGCTTGCCCTCGCCGAGCCGCCGGGCGGCGACCCCGAGCCGGTGCACGGGCTTGAGTACGGTCGTGGCGGCGGCCTGCGCGAGCAGCGCGGAGCCGATCAGCGCCAGGCCCGTGGCGATCCCCAGCGACCAGGCAAGGGAGTTGAGGTCCTTCGCCTCCGGCTCCAGCGACTTGAGCATGTAGCCGGTCGGCCCGCCGCCGATCACCTTCGTGCCGGCCACCAGATAAGGGGTGCCGTCCTCGACGGTGCGCTGCCAGTACAGGTGGTACGCGGACTTGTTGTTCGCATTGACGTCCTGCTCCTTGTTCACCGCCGTACGCAGCGACTTGGGCACGTCCTTCAGCGCGAAGCCGTCCAGGGCGCCGGAGTTGCCGTACACCGTCCGGCCGCTGTCGTCCTGGGCGACGAGCAGCACGCTGAAGCGCTGGCCGCTGTTCGCCATCTGGCCCGCGGTGTGCTGCAGTTCGTCCTGGGTGGGGTGTTCGGGCAGGGCGCCCGCGCGGTTCTGCATCTCCTGCTGGAAGTCGGCCAGCACCGCGTCCTGGGTGCGGGTGAGCACGGCCTCGCGGTTGAGCCAGTACGCGATCGCGGACGCGGACACCGCGGCGGTCAGCGCCACCAGCCCGAAGACGACGACCAGCCGGAGCCGCAGACTGGTGAAGCGCAGCCGAGCCACCTGTCGCGCGCGTGCCGCGGCCCAGCCGCGGAAGCCTCCTTGCGCTGGTGTCACTGAGGACTGTCCAGCCGGTAGCCGACGCCGCGCACCGTCCGGATCAGCGTCGGGGACGACGGCACGTCCTCCACCTTCGCCCGCAGCCGCTGCACACAGGCGTCCACCAGCCGTGAGTCACCGAGATAGTCGTGCTCCCACACCAGCCGCAGCAGCTGCTGCCGGGACAGCGCCTGACCGGGCCGGCGGCTCAGCTCAAGCAGCAGCCGCAGCTCGGTCGGCGTGAGCTGAAGATCCTCGCCGTTCTTCGTCACGGTCATCGCCGCCCGGTCGATCACCAGGCTGCCGAAGGTCGCCGCATCGTTCGCCTCCCGCTCCCCGCGCCGCAGCACCGCCCGGATCCGGGCGTCGAGCACCCGTCCCTGCACCGGCTTGACGACATAGTCATCGGCACCGGACTCGAGACCGACCACCACATCGATGTCGTCGCTCCGAGCCGTCAGCAGAATGATCGGCAGCTGGTCCGTGCGCCGGATGCGCCGGCACACCTCGAAGCCGTCGATGCCGGGCAGCATCACGTCCAGCACGATCAGGTCCGGCCGCTGCTCGCGCAAGAGCTTGAGACCGTCCTCACCGGTGGCAGCGGTGGCAACCCGATGTCCCTGGCGCGTCAGTGACAGCTCCAGGGCCGTACGGATGGCGTCGTCGTCCTCGATCAGCAACAGGGAAGGCACGGGCTCATTCTGGCCCATGCGGGGCTGGGGTTTCGACACTTGTACGGCTCCGTGCACGTAGCGCTGTTTTCCGTGATCGGACTGTGAGGTGCCTGGGACAGACCCCTGTGACAGGTCTGTGACAGTCGACGGACACGGCCATGAAGTCGGCTCGGCAAGCTTTTGGGCACAGGCAAGGAAGCGAGGCCGAACCGGGCCGAGCGAGACCGAACACCGGGAAGTCCACGACGGGGGGCGCGAGATGAACACGCTGCACAGCACGAGCGCAAGCGCAGTTGTCACGCGTCTGCACGACGTCACCCGGGGTTCCGAGAAGTCCGGTGCCGCAAGCGGGCGGGGGTGCGCTCGCGGCACCGGGCGTCAGCATGCCGCGTACATGACGGTGGTTGACGGTTTCACGGGGGAACCGCACGGGGGAGCCGCGTACAGGGAGGACACGGGGGAGCGCCGCTCGCTGTCGGAGGCGGAGTTCACCGCCTACGTCCAGGAGCGCCGCGCCTCCCTGTACGCCACCGCCTACCACCTCACCGGCGACCGCTTCGAGGCCGAGGACCTGCTCCAGAGCGCGCTGTTCTCGACCTACCGGGCGTGGGACCGGATCAGTGACAAGGCGGCCGTCGGGGGATACCTGCGGCGGACGATGACCAACCTGCACATCAGCGCCTGGCGGCGCCGCAAGCTGAACGAATACCCGACCGAGGAACTGCCGGAGACGCCCGGCGACACGGACGCGATGCGCGGCACCGAGCTGCGCGCGGTCCTGTGGCAGGCGCTGGCCCGGCTGCCCGAACTCCAGCGGACGATGTTGGTCCTCCGTTACTACGAGGGCCGCACCGACCCGGAGATCGCGGAGATCCTCGACATCAGTGTCGGCACGGTGAAGTCCAGCATCTGGCGCTCCCTGCGCCGGCTGCGCGAGGACGAGGTCCTCAGC
This genomic window from Streptomyces sp. DG2A-72 contains:
- a CDS encoding HAMP domain-containing sensor histidine kinase, whose amino-acid sequence is MTPAQGGFRGWAAARARQVARLRFTSLRLRLVVVFGLVALTAAVSASAIAYWLNREAVLTRTQDAVLADFQQEMQNRAGALPEHPTQDELQHTAGQMANSGQRFSVLLVAQDDSGRTVYGNSGALDGFALKDVPKSLRTAVNKEQDVNANNKSAYHLYWQRTVEDGTPYLVAGTKVIGGGPTGYMLKSLEPEAKDLNSLAWSLGIATGLALIGSALLAQAAATTVLKPVHRLGVAARRLGEGKLDTRLRVSGTDELADLSRTFNDAAEALEKRVADMAAREDASRRFVADMSHELRTPLTAITAVTEILEEELEAESGSMDPMIEPAVRLVVSETRRLNDLVENLMEVTRFDAGTARLVLDDVDIADQITACIDARAWLDAVELNAERGIHARLDPRRLDVIMANLIGNALKHGGSPVRVSVREAVEDVVIEVRDHGPGIPEDVLPHVFDRFYKASASRPRSEGSGLGLSIAMESAHIHGGEITAANSPEGGAVFTLSLPRDASELTAQETDEKNGKRAEGEA
- the afsQ1 gene encoding two-component system response regulator AfsQ1, yielding MPSLLLIEDDDAIRTALELSLTRQGHRVATAATGEDGLKLLREQRPDLIVLDVMLPGIDGFEVCRRIRRTDQLPIILLTARSDDIDVVVGLESGADDYVVKPVQGRVLDARIRAVLRRGEREANDAATFGSLVIDRAAMTVTKNGEDLQLTPTELRLLLELSRRPGQALSRQQLLRLVWEHDYLGDSRLVDACVQRLRAKVEDVPSSPTLIRTVRGVGYRLDSPQ
- a CDS encoding SigE family RNA polymerase sigma factor; this translates as MNTLHSTSASAVVTRLHDVTRGSEKSGAASGRGCARGTGRQHAAYMTVVDGFTGEPHGGAAYREDTGERRSLSEAEFTAYVQERRASLYATAYHLTGDRFEAEDLLQSALFSTYRAWDRISDKAAVGGYLRRTMTNLHISAWRRRKLNEYPTEELPETPGDTDAMRGTELRAVLWQALARLPELQRTMLVLRYYEGRTDPEIAEILDISVGTVKSSIWRSLRRLREDEVLSFGRDEEESFGELVA